Within Winogradskyella helgolandensis, the genomic segment GAAAAGGTAACGCCAGAAATGATCAACTTTATGGCAACGCACGGTAGAGGATTAATTTGTGCTCCACTCACCGAAAATCGTTGTGAAGATTTAGATCTCAACATGATGGTGCGTAACAATACGGATCCTATGGAAACGGCGTTTACGATTTCTGTAGATTTAAGAGGAAATGGCGTAAGCACAGGTATTTCTGCAAGCGATAGAGCAAAAACTGTTAAAGCTTTGGTTAACGCAGACACTAAACCATTTGAATTAGCAAGACCAGGACATATTTTTCCTTTAGTTGCTAAAGAAGGTGGTGTGTTAAGACGTACAGGACATACCGAAGCTGCGATAGATTTTGCACGTTTAGCTGGTTTTGAACCTGCAGGAGTGATTGTAGAAATCATGAATGAAGATGGCACCATGGCACGCTTACCTCAATTATTAAAAGTGGCTCAAAAGTTTGATTTAAAAATTGTGTCTATTGAAGATTTAGTGGCCTATCGCATGGAACACGATTCTTTAATTGAAAAGAAAGAAGACTTTACCATGGAAACGCGTTTTGGTAAGTTTAGACTTAGAGCGTATCAACAAACAACAAACGATCAAGTTCATATTGCATTAACAAAAGGCACTTGGAAATCTGACGAACCTATAGTTACACGTGTAAATAATACGTTGGTAAACAGTGATATTTTGGGTGCATTAACTAATAATGCAGATCAGAAATTAGATGATATGTTCAATGTGATTAATAATGAAGGAAAAGGTGCTATTATCTTTATTAATCAGCAACCAGAGTCTATGAATTTATTAACACGTCTTTCAATGTTAAAAGAGAGTCAAGTGGAAGGTGAATTAATAAAAGCGCCTAGCTTAGGTATGGATACTAAAGATTTTGGTATTGGTGCTCAAATTCTACACGACCTTAAAGTGA encodes:
- the ribB gene encoding 3,4-dihydroxy-2-butanone-4-phosphate synthase, translated to MITKSMNTQTSLNTIEEAIEDIKQGKVIIVVDDENRENEGDFLAAAEKVTPEMINFMATHGRGLICAPLTENRCEDLDLNMMVRNNTDPMETAFTISVDLRGNGVSTGISASDRAKTVKALVNADTKPFELARPGHIFPLVAKEGGVLRRTGHTEAAIDFARLAGFEPAGVIVEIMNEDGTMARLPQLLKVAQKFDLKIVSIEDLVAYRMEHDSLIEKKEDFTMETRFGKFRLRAYQQTTNDQVHIALTKGTWKSDEPIVTRVNNTLVNSDILGALTNNADQKLDDMFNVINNEGKGAIIFINQQPESMNLLTRLSMLKESQVEGELIKAPSLGMDTKDFGIGAQILHDLKVSKLKLLSNSLQTKRVGMIGYGLEIVEYVEY